A genomic segment from Chitinophaga flava encodes:
- a CDS encoding iron-containing alcohol dehydrogenase family protein: MKFRNFKMVDYVVYGSGCFDQLGEILAPRRKGDAPMIFFVDEYFQDKQAFLSRIPLQGKDKVVVIDVTYEPKTVTVDKIRDELKAEFGEVSGIIGIGGGSVMDMAKAVALMMTNPGSSADYQGWDLVKFPGVYKVGIPTISGTGAEVSRTCVLTGPTRKLGMNSDFTPFDQIVLDPSLTQTVEPNQRFYTAMDCFIHCVESLTGTYLNAFSQSYGEKAQELCEEIFLEKDTWDDDCDEKLMMASYAGGMSIAYSQVGVAHAVSYGLAYLLGTKHGIGNCIVFDKLEEFYPDGVKKFKEMVKKHNIDIPQGITKGLTDEQFDTMINVSLGMAPLWENALGKDWKEIMTRERLRKLYERL; encoded by the coding sequence ATGAAATTCAGGAATTTTAAAATGGTGGACTACGTAGTTTACGGCAGCGGATGTTTTGATCAGCTGGGCGAAATACTGGCCCCCAGGCGTAAAGGCGATGCTCCCATGATATTTTTCGTGGATGAGTATTTCCAGGACAAACAAGCGTTTCTGTCCCGTATTCCTTTGCAGGGCAAAGATAAAGTAGTGGTGATTGATGTAACCTACGAACCCAAAACCGTTACAGTTGATAAAATACGTGATGAACTGAAAGCTGAATTTGGAGAAGTATCCGGTATTATCGGTATTGGTGGCGGCTCTGTAATGGATATGGCCAAAGCAGTAGCGCTGATGATGACCAACCCCGGTTCTTCTGCAGATTACCAGGGCTGGGACCTGGTGAAATTCCCGGGCGTATACAAAGTAGGTATACCTACGATCTCCGGTACCGGTGCTGAAGTTAGCCGTACCTGCGTATTGACCGGTCCTACCCGCAAACTGGGTATGAACTCCGACTTTACGCCGTTTGACCAGATCGTACTGGATCCTTCACTGACCCAAACTGTAGAGCCTAATCAACGGTTTTATACAGCGATGGACTGTTTTATCCACTGCGTGGAATCGCTGACAGGCACTTATCTCAATGCTTTCAGCCAGTCTTATGGTGAAAAAGCGCAGGAGCTGTGCGAAGAAATTTTTCTGGAGAAAGATACCTGGGACGATGACTGTGATGAGAAACTGATGATGGCTTCCTACGCCGGCGGTATGAGTATTGCTTATTCCCAGGTAGGGGTGGCACACGCCGTAAGTTACGGACTGGCCTATCTGTTGGGCACCAAACACGGTATCGGCAACTGTATTGTGTTTGACAAACTGGAAGAGTTTTATCCTGACGGTGTAAAGAAATTCAAGGAAATGGTGAAAAAGCACAACATTGACATCCCGCAGGGTATCACCAAAGGGTTGACAGATGAGCAGTTTGACACTATGATCAATGTTTCTTTAGGCATGGCCCCGCTGTGGGAAAATGCACTGGGTAAAGACTGGAAGGAAATCATGACCCGTGAGCGCCTGAGAAAACTGTACGAGCGTTTGTAA
- a CDS encoding glycoside hydrolase family 25 protein, whose product MKSTWTRLLWTLLVIVLALTGYFWLHSRRERISFVRYEEFGIDMPVNYKIHGIDVSKFQKDINWHAVKQMQVDKIRISFTFIKATEGITRQDASFKQNWDRAGKAGLIRGAYHFFYSTRDPLKQAINFQNVVDLQSGDLPPVLDIETSNNQPAAVIRSTAKIWLEEMEKAYKVKPIIYTNIHFYETYLGSEFDEYPLWIAHYYQKERPASQRSWLFWQHSDIGRVNGIRTTVDFNVFKGDSTDLAKLCIP is encoded by the coding sequence GTGAAAAGTACCTGGACCCGCTTATTATGGACATTATTGGTAATTGTGCTGGCCCTGACGGGCTACTTTTGGTTGCACAGCCGTAGAGAAAGGATATCATTTGTAAGATACGAGGAATTTGGCATTGACATGCCAGTCAATTATAAGATCCATGGGATCGATGTGTCGAAGTTTCAGAAAGACATCAACTGGCATGCGGTGAAGCAAATGCAGGTGGACAAAATTCGTATATCCTTTACCTTTATTAAAGCTACAGAAGGCATCACCCGACAGGACGCTTCATTCAAACAAAACTGGGACCGTGCAGGCAAGGCCGGATTGATCAGAGGAGCGTATCACTTTTTTTATAGTACCCGGGACCCGCTCAAACAGGCAATCAATTTTCAGAATGTAGTAGACCTGCAGTCAGGAGATCTGCCACCGGTGCTGGATATAGAAACAAGCAACAATCAGCCTGCTGCTGTTATCCGCAGTACTGCTAAAATATGGCTGGAAGAGATGGAAAAAGCCTACAAGGTAAAGCCCATCATCTACACCAATATTCACTTCTACGAAACGTATCTTGGCAGTGAGTTTGATGAATATCCCCTATGGATAGCGCATTATTATCAGAAGGAGCGGCCGGCGTCTCAAAGGTCCTGGCTCTTCTGGCAGCACAGCGATATCGGCAGGGTGAACGGTATCAGAACGACCGTTGATTTTAACGTATTTAAAGGAGATAGCACCGATCTGGCAAAACTGTGCATACCTTAG
- a CDS encoding SPASM domain-containing protein: MPDFNLNDTLNLASKFTFRRAWNAGKVLGSYFISKWTNKPVQWGYPISISFEPTTSCNLRCPECPSGLRAFTRPTGMLEQDFFRKTIDEISKELLYLIFYFQGEPYLNTGFLDMVKYASSKGIYTATSTNAHYLTDANAKKTVESGLDRLIISIDGTTQDVYTQYRVGGQLDKVIQGAKNIVKWKKELKSTKPFVFFQFLVVKPNEHQIEEIKKLAKEIGVDQVRFKTAQVYDYEEGNRLIPTIDKYSRYHRNEDGTYAIKNKLGNHCWRLWHSPVVTWDGLVVPCCFDKDAQHRLGDLKKESFKALWHNKEYIHFRSQILQTRKNIDICANCSEGTKVWG; the protein is encoded by the coding sequence ATGCCCGATTTTAACCTGAATGACACCCTGAATCTCGCTTCCAAATTCACTTTCCGCCGGGCCTGGAACGCCGGGAAAGTGCTGGGTAGCTACTTTATAAGTAAGTGGACCAATAAACCGGTACAATGGGGATATCCTATATCCATCTCCTTTGAGCCCACCACTTCCTGTAACCTGAGATGCCCCGAATGTCCCAGTGGCCTCCGGGCTTTTACCCGTCCCACCGGTATGCTGGAACAGGACTTCTTCCGGAAAACCATCGATGAGATATCCAAAGAATTATTATACCTCATTTTTTATTTTCAGGGAGAACCCTACCTCAACACCGGCTTCCTGGACATGGTGAAGTATGCCTCGTCCAAAGGTATCTATACCGCCACTTCCACCAATGCCCACTACCTGACAGATGCCAACGCTAAAAAAACCGTTGAAAGTGGACTCGACAGGCTGATCATCTCCATCGACGGCACTACCCAGGACGTATACACGCAGTACCGGGTAGGCGGACAGCTAGACAAGGTAATACAGGGCGCCAAAAATATCGTGAAATGGAAAAAGGAACTTAAATCTACCAAACCCTTTGTGTTCTTCCAGTTCCTTGTGGTAAAACCCAACGAACATCAGATAGAAGAAATCAAAAAACTGGCAAAAGAAATCGGTGTGGACCAGGTAAGGTTTAAGACTGCCCAGGTATATGATTATGAAGAAGGCAACCGCCTTATTCCTACCATCGACAAATATTCACGATACCATCGCAACGAAGATGGCACCTATGCCATCAAAAATAAGCTGGGCAACCATTGCTGGCGTCTATGGCATTCTCCTGTTGTCACCTGGGATGGATTGGTAGTACCTTGTTGTTTCGATAAGGACGCCCAGCACCGACTCGGCGACCTTAAAAAAGAATCTTTTAAGGCCTTGTGGCATAATAAAGAGTATATCCATTTCCGTAGTCAGATCCTGCAAACAAGAAAAAACATTGACATCTGCGCCAATTGCAGCGAAGGCACCAAAGTTTGGGGCTAG
- a CDS encoding MFS transporter, with protein MDQSPGKIYTLHFILLCLSNALFSASFNMMIPELPAYLSNMGGADYKGYIIGLFTLMAGLSRPFSGKLTDTIGRVPVMIFGSLVCVVCSLLYPLVSSVGAFLLLRFFHGFSTGFKPTGTSAYVSDIIPYNRRGEAMGMVGLASTIGMALGPAIGGYMAVRWNINVMFQLSAVFALLSVVILIGMKETLANKQSFRFSLLKIKGEEIFEPLVWSPVIICFLTYFSYGAMLTIIPDFSAFLGINNKGLFFTFFTASSIGIRLLAGKVSDRYGRVPVLKISALLMAASMLMMGLATSSTLLMAAAVVYGISVGLNAPAITAWTIDLGQPEHRGRALASMYIAMEAGIGLGAYFSAFVYNNNASHFPATFYLFAGITLLATIYLSFFYKKPAMVTREY; from the coding sequence ATGGACCAGTCTCCCGGAAAAATCTACACCCTGCATTTCATTCTCTTATGCCTGAGTAATGCACTATTTTCTGCCAGCTTTAATATGATGATCCCTGAGCTACCCGCCTATCTGAGCAATATGGGGGGAGCAGATTACAAAGGATATATTATTGGTTTGTTTACACTGATGGCTGGCTTGTCACGTCCATTCAGCGGCAAGCTTACCGATACGATCGGGCGGGTGCCGGTGATGATTTTCGGTTCGCTGGTTTGCGTTGTTTGTAGCTTGCTTTACCCACTTGTCAGCTCTGTTGGGGCATTTCTGCTACTCCGTTTTTTCCATGGTTTTTCCACTGGTTTCAAACCTACGGGTACTTCTGCCTATGTTTCCGATATCATTCCCTACAACCGCCGTGGTGAAGCCATGGGCATGGTAGGACTGGCCAGCACTATTGGTATGGCGCTGGGTCCCGCCATTGGCGGATATATGGCAGTAAGGTGGAATATCAATGTGATGTTTCAGCTGTCAGCTGTATTTGCCCTTTTATCTGTAGTGATATTGATTGGTATGAAGGAAACACTGGCCAACAAACAATCTTTCCGGTTTTCTTTGTTGAAAATCAAGGGAGAAGAAATATTCGAGCCACTGGTATGGTCGCCAGTGATCATCTGTTTCCTGACATATTTCAGTTATGGAGCGATGTTAACTATCATCCCTGACTTCAGTGCATTCCTGGGTATTAACAACAAGGGCCTTTTCTTTACCTTTTTCACTGCCAGTTCTATCGGTATCCGTTTGCTGGCCGGTAAGGTATCCGACCGTTATGGCCGTGTGCCGGTGTTGAAGATTTCTGCTTTACTGATGGCCGCTTCCATGCTGATGATGGGCCTTGCCACCTCCTCTACCCTGCTGATGGCTGCCGCTGTTGTATATGGCATCTCAGTAGGGCTTAATGCTCCGGCTATTACCGCCTGGACTATCGATCTTGGTCAGCCGGAACACCGCGGCCGGGCGCTGGCCAGCATGTATATCGCTATGGAAGCCGGTATAGGACTGGGAGCCTATTTCTCTGCCTTTGTTTATAACAACAATGCATCTCATTTCCCGGCCACCTTCTATCTGTTTGCTGGTATTACGCTACTGGCCACCATTTACCTCTCCTTCTTTTATAAGAAGCCGGCCATGGTGACCAGAGAATATTGA
- a CDS encoding Dps family protein, whose amino-acid sequence MKIEIGITADHAKKIALELNKVLADELLVYAKTRNCHWNIEGPNFMEMHKFYEDQYEELEEIADEVAEYIRQVGHYAEGRYADVLKLTNLLESEYSNDQKKQLQELLDDHETIIRNMRRLIDEFDEKYKDKGASDFATQLLQKHLKLAWMIRSYLK is encoded by the coding sequence ATGAAAATCGAAATTGGTATTACAGCAGATCATGCAAAGAAAATAGCATTAGAGTTGAATAAAGTGTTAGCGGATGAATTACTGGTTTATGCAAAAACACGCAATTGCCACTGGAATATTGAAGGACCTAATTTCATGGAAATGCACAAGTTCTATGAAGATCAATATGAAGAACTGGAAGAAATTGCGGATGAAGTGGCAGAATATATCCGTCAGGTGGGCCACTATGCGGAAGGCCGTTATGCTGATGTGTTGAAACTTACCAACCTGCTTGAATCTGAATATTCCAACGATCAGAAAAAACAGTTACAGGAATTACTGGACGATCACGAAACCATCATCCGTAACATGCGCAGACTGATTGATGAATTCGATGAAAAATATAAAGACAAAGGCGCCAGCGACTTTGCAACACAACTGCTGCAGAAACACCTCAAACTGGCATGGATGATTCGTTCCTATCTCAAATAG
- a CDS encoding NYN domain-containing protein has protein sequence MDNINDLRLAVLIDADNIPYHNIKGMLEEVAKYGNPTFKRIYGDWTKPTVVGWKGVLLDYAITPIQQYSYTSGKNATDSAMIIDAMDILYTGRVDGFCLVSSDSDFTRLATRLREAGMRVIGMGERKTPSAFRAACDKFIYLEILQIREKKTEPGKPKSSKEKPKGISKADKELIDLLSTSINDIADEDGWAYLGELGNLLLKKQPDFDARNYGFNKLVQLIKSFPNFEIDIRESGKKTGKLVYVRTV, from the coding sequence ATGGACAATATAAACGATCTCCGCCTCGCAGTACTGATAGATGCCGACAATATACCTTACCACAATATCAAGGGGATGCTGGAAGAAGTAGCCAAATACGGTAACCCCACCTTCAAAAGGATTTACGGAGACTGGACAAAGCCCACCGTTGTAGGCTGGAAAGGTGTTTTACTGGACTATGCTATCACCCCTATCCAACAGTACAGTTATACTTCCGGAAAAAATGCCACCGACTCAGCCATGATTATCGATGCGATGGATATCCTGTATACAGGAAGGGTAGATGGTTTCTGCCTCGTATCCAGTGACAGTGATTTCACCAGACTGGCCACCAGACTACGGGAAGCCGGTATGCGTGTCATCGGTATGGGCGAGCGGAAAACCCCCAGTGCCTTTCGTGCTGCCTGCGATAAATTTATCTATCTGGAGATATTACAGATAAGAGAAAAGAAAACAGAACCCGGCAAACCCAAATCCAGCAAGGAAAAGCCGAAAGGAATCAGCAAGGCCGACAAAGAACTGATAGACCTGTTGTCTACCAGTATCAACGATATCGCTGATGAAGATGGATGGGCCTACCTCGGTGAACTGGGTAACCTGTTACTGAAAAAACAACCAGACTTCGACGCCCGTAACTACGGCTTTAACAAGCTGGTACAGCTGATAAAAAGTTTTCCTAATTTCGAAATTGATATCAGGGAAAGCGGTAAAAAAACCGGTAAACTGGTATATGTAAGAACAGTATAA
- the rmuC gene encoding DNA recombination protein RmuC has protein sequence MNVILLILLIVIGIASAVLGFLYYTARNQQQALQSAVAQQQERNSQLEAKQGYLQNMLDDKQLAVREKQEQLERLNEEFASLMAEQGRLMEQNKYLQQQLQGEKDRLQQMHQDFKLQFENTAQQLLQRISGTFMQQNQVKMDDLLKPLAEKIDNFRSSVQQSLVAETSQRAELKTELQRLLQLNQTLSKEANNLTKALKADTKKQGNWGEMILEKVLEASGLEKGIHYVTQDAQRDETGQLRMPDLVLQLPENRQLVIDSKVSLKAYEQYCSATEEAERQQALKQHVQSVKNHINELSRKAYHTLYNNTTDFVMLFIPIEPAYALAIMQQEEDLYDFAFRRKVILVSVPSLLATLRIIDAMWRLDNQNKNAEEIVRQGSALYDKFVGFAEDMGLIGEHLKRSQNVYENAMNKLSTGHGNLVGRAERMRRLGLDNKKNLPRQMTMEVDSATTEEASIPPAVTDEIPVPAITVQHPAQSPDGAIQERSQGD, from the coding sequence ATGAATGTGATCTTGTTGATATTATTGATTGTCATAGGGATAGCATCAGCGGTGCTAGGGTTTTTGTATTATACGGCCCGGAACCAGCAACAGGCCCTGCAGTCAGCAGTGGCCCAGCAGCAGGAACGCAACAGTCAGCTGGAAGCAAAGCAGGGTTATCTGCAGAATATGCTGGACGACAAACAGTTGGCAGTCCGTGAAAAACAGGAACAACTGGAACGGCTAAACGAAGAATTTGCTTCGCTGATGGCCGAACAGGGACGGCTGATGGAGCAGAATAAATATCTGCAGCAACAGCTGCAGGGCGAAAAAGATCGGTTACAACAGATGCACCAGGATTTCAAACTGCAGTTTGAGAACACTGCTCAGCAGCTGTTACAGCGTATATCCGGCACATTTATGCAGCAGAACCAGGTAAAAATGGACGATCTGCTGAAGCCGCTGGCTGAAAAAATCGATAATTTCAGAAGCAGCGTACAGCAATCACTTGTGGCGGAAACCAGCCAGCGGGCAGAGTTGAAAACAGAACTGCAGCGGTTACTGCAACTGAATCAGACCCTTTCAAAAGAGGCCAACAACCTGACAAAAGCGTTGAAAGCCGACACCAAAAAACAAGGCAACTGGGGAGAAATGATCCTCGAAAAAGTGCTGGAAGCTTCCGGCCTGGAAAAAGGAATTCATTATGTTACCCAGGATGCGCAGCGGGATGAAACAGGGCAACTGAGAATGCCCGACCTGGTATTACAACTGCCTGAAAACAGACAGCTGGTCATCGATTCCAAAGTGTCCCTCAAGGCATATGAGCAGTATTGCAGTGCAACTGAAGAAGCAGAACGGCAGCAGGCGCTGAAACAGCATGTGCAGTCTGTGAAGAACCATATAAATGAACTAAGCAGAAAAGCCTATCATACACTGTATAACAATACCACCGATTTTGTGATGTTGTTTATTCCGATAGAACCAGCCTATGCGCTGGCTATTATGCAGCAGGAGGAAGATTTGTATGACTTTGCCTTCCGTCGTAAGGTTATTCTGGTGAGTGTGCCTTCACTGCTGGCAACCCTGCGCATCATCGATGCCATGTGGCGGCTGGATAACCAGAATAAAAACGCAGAAGAAATTGTACGCCAGGGCAGTGCGCTCTACGACAAGTTTGTAGGCTTCGCAGAAGATATGGGATTGATCGGTGAACACCTGAAACGTAGTCAGAACGTGTATGAAAATGCCATGAACAAACTGAGCACCGGCCATGGAAATCTGGTGGGAAGGGCTGAGCGCATGCGACGTCTGGGGCTGGATAACAAAAAGAATCTGCCGCGCCAGATGACGATGGAAGTGGATTCGGCTACAACGGAAGAAGCGTCCATACCACCTGCTGTAACGGATGAAATACCTGTACCTGCAATCACAGTGCAGCATCCGGCACAGTCACCCGATGGCGCTATACAGGAAAGATCTCAGGGAGATTAA
- a CDS encoding YybH family protein, which yields MRFILFLIMIGSFVLLPSHYAAAQQNDQQKIEALMADQTSAWNRGDVTAFMQPYWHSDSLLFIGKNGVTYGWQATLDRYKKSYPDTTAMGKLDFKLLEFKRLAPDLYLVVGKWHLQRSIGDLQGHFSLTLRKIKGEWKIIADHSS from the coding sequence ATGCGTTTTATACTGTTCCTGATCATGATAGGCAGTTTTGTTTTGCTGCCATCCCATTATGCTGCTGCCCAACAGAACGACCAGCAGAAGATTGAAGCCCTGATGGCGGACCAAACCAGCGCCTGGAACCGTGGCGATGTGACCGCTTTTATGCAACCCTACTGGCATTCCGACTCACTGCTTTTCATCGGCAAAAACGGCGTCACCTATGGCTGGCAGGCCACACTCGACCGATACAAAAAATCCTACCCGGATACTACTGCCATGGGTAAACTCGATTTTAAACTGCTGGAATTCAAACGTCTGGCACCAGACCTATACCTGGTGGTAGGTAAATGGCACCTCCAGCGGAGCATCGGCGATCTTCAGGGTCACTTCAGCCTTACCCTGCGCAAAATAAAAGGAGAATGGAAAATCATTGCAGACCATAGCAGCTGA
- a CDS encoding O-acetyl-ADP-ribose deacetylase, whose product MAYRKIRIFKGDITKMETMAIVNAANSSLMGGGGVDGAIHRAGGPAILEDCRAIVARQGGCKTGEAVITTGGRLPAKYVIHTVGPVWNGGNRNEQQLLANCYLHSLQLASRHHVNSIAFPNISTGIYHFPKDLAASIAMETIVRFLEEDNVIEEVVLVCFDDENYQLAQHYYNQYIRPEE is encoded by the coding sequence ATGGCATATAGGAAAATCCGGATCTTCAAAGGAGATATTACCAAGATGGAAACGATGGCTATTGTGAATGCTGCCAACTCCTCTCTGATGGGTGGTGGTGGCGTGGATGGTGCTATCCACAGGGCCGGTGGTCCTGCTATCCTGGAAGACTGCAGAGCAATTGTAGCTCGTCAGGGTGGCTGTAAAACCGGAGAAGCCGTTATTACCACCGGTGGCCGCTTGCCGGCAAAATATGTGATCCATACAGTAGGTCCGGTATGGAATGGGGGCAACCGTAACGAACAGCAGCTGCTGGCCAATTGTTACTTACATTCGCTGCAGCTGGCGTCCCGACATCATGTTAACTCCATTGCTTTTCCGAATATCAGCACCGGGATTTATCACTTCCCGAAAGACCTGGCTGCCAGCATTGCCATGGAGACCATCGTCCGCTTTCTTGAAGAGGATAACGTTATAGAAGAAGTGGTACTTGTATGTTTTGACGATGAAAATTACCAGTTAGCCCAGCATTACTACAACCAGTACATACGCCCTGAAGAATGA
- the kdsB gene encoding 3-deoxy-manno-octulosonate cytidylyltransferase, producing the protein MKKIALIPARYGATRFPGKMMAELGGKTVILRTYESAVNTGVFDEVLVVTDSDLIYNEIVSNGGKAVMSKKEHECGTDRIAEAAEDMDADIVVNVQGDEPFTQKEPLEKLLKVFEGEEGKKVQVASLMQELHDEASIADPNYVKVAVDKQFNALFFSRSVIPYPRNKDIKTTYYEHIGIYAFRKQTLLDFTKLEPTPLELAEKVECLRYLENGIPMKMVSTSYMGVEIDTPEDLEKAAKFL; encoded by the coding sequence ATGAAGAAAATAGCGTTGATACCTGCCCGTTATGGCGCTACCCGTTTCCCGGGCAAAATGATGGCCGAACTGGGCGGTAAAACAGTCATCCTGCGTACCTACGAATCTGCCGTTAATACCGGCGTATTCGACGAGGTACTGGTGGTGACCGACAGTGACCTGATATACAATGAGATTGTCAGCAATGGTGGCAAGGCGGTCATGAGCAAAAAGGAACACGAATGCGGTACCGATCGTATAGCCGAAGCTGCAGAAGACATGGACGCTGATATTGTGGTGAATGTGCAGGGTGATGAACCCTTCACCCAGAAAGAACCACTGGAGAAACTGCTGAAAGTGTTTGAAGGGGAAGAAGGCAAAAAAGTACAGGTGGCTTCGCTGATGCAGGAATTGCACGATGAAGCGTCTATAGCAGACCCGAACTATGTGAAAGTGGCGGTAGACAAACAATTCAACGCATTGTTCTTCTCCCGTTCCGTGATCCCGTATCCGCGCAACAAAGACATTAAAACTACCTATTACGAACATATCGGCATTTATGCTTTCCGCAAGCAGACCCTGCTTGACTTTACAAAGCTGGAGCCTACACCGCTGGAACTGGCAGAAAAGGTTGAATGTCTGCGCTACCTGGAAAACGGTATTCCCATGAAGATGGTGTCCACTTCCTATATGGGTGTGGAAATAGATACTCCCGAAGACCTGGAGAAGGCAGCCAAATTTTTGTAA
- a CDS encoding CAP domain-containing protein, with amino-acid sequence MTVAIFMGCSKDSGLLNPHAADSSTTPANKPNTGTPAADTSKANPNPGTGTNPGTTNPGTTNPGTGGTSSGVAGNNIDRATLLNLVNDVRSKGCNCGGVQMPPVGPLAWNDQLEKAAYNFSVDMNTKNYFSHTGADGSTPGTRITATGYQWNTYGENIANGYMNEQAVIQGWINSPGHCKNIMTADFKDIGIGRSGNYWTMDLARKR; translated from the coding sequence ATGACTGTAGCGATTTTTATGGGTTGTTCAAAAGATTCAGGCCTTCTCAATCCACACGCGGCGGACTCTTCAACGACGCCAGCCAACAAACCGAACACTGGCACACCCGCTGCGGATACCTCCAAAGCAAATCCAAATCCAGGCACCGGAACTAATCCAGGCACGACCAACCCTGGCACCACTAACCCAGGTACCGGCGGCACCAGCTCAGGCGTAGCAGGCAACAATATTGACCGCGCCACATTGCTCAACCTGGTAAACGATGTACGTAGTAAAGGCTGTAACTGTGGCGGCGTACAGATGCCACCCGTAGGCCCGCTCGCATGGAACGACCAGCTCGAGAAAGCAGCCTACAACTTCAGTGTAGACATGAACACTAAAAACTATTTCAGCCATACCGGCGCCGACGGCTCTACACCAGGCACCCGTATTACCGCTACAGGATATCAGTGGAATACTTACGGGGAAAATATAGCCAATGGCTATATGAATGAACAGGCCGTTATCCAGGGCTGGATCAATAGCCCCGGTCACTGTAAAAACATTATGACTGCCGACTTTAAAGATATTGGTATTGGCCGCTCCGGTAATTACTGGACTATGGACCTCGCCAGAAAAAGGTAG
- a CDS encoding DegT/DnrJ/EryC1/StrS family aminotransferase: MPGYELFGAEERKEVNDVLETGIMMRYGFDGPRKGIWKAKELEQAICDKLNVQYTQLASSGTAALTTAMAALGLGAGDEIIMPTFTFVASFESVFSVGATPVLVDVDDTLTLDPKAVEAAITPRTKAVMPVHMCGAMADLDALQAICKKHNLLLLEDACQSFGATYKGKALGSIGDAGTFSFDFVKTITCAEGGAIITNNKDVYIKCDGYTDHGHDHLGVDRGADLHPFIGYNYRISELHAAVGLAQVRKLDHFLAIQRKTKKIFKDALSTVPGVTFRRLPDEAGDSATFLSFFLPEKEQARNAAAAMKAAGLPAFYYYDNNWHYIRQWDHFKNGDVLTPFAPGLKQAMEIYKTKQFPASDEIIGRNISTPINLAWSDAEVQERAEKLVKAVKSAL, encoded by the coding sequence ATGCCCGGATACGAACTATTTGGCGCCGAAGAAAGAAAAGAAGTAAACGATGTACTGGAAACAGGGATCATGATGCGTTACGGATTTGATGGTCCGCGTAAAGGCATCTGGAAAGCAAAAGAGCTCGAACAGGCTATTTGCGATAAACTGAACGTACAATACACACAGCTTGCTTCCAGCGGTACAGCCGCACTGACTACGGCGATGGCAGCCCTCGGATTGGGCGCCGGCGACGAAATCATCATGCCTACCTTTACATTTGTTGCCAGCTTTGAATCTGTATTCTCCGTTGGTGCCACCCCGGTGCTGGTAGATGTTGATGATACCCTTACCCTGGACCCTAAAGCGGTAGAAGCAGCCATCACCCCTCGTACCAAAGCAGTGATGCCGGTACATATGTGCGGTGCGATGGCCGACCTCGACGCATTACAGGCCATCTGTAAAAAACACAACCTGCTGCTGCTGGAAGATGCCTGCCAGTCTTTCGGTGCTACCTATAAAGGCAAAGCGCTCGGCTCTATCGGTGATGCCGGTACTTTCTCCTTCGACTTCGTAAAAACAATTACCTGCGCTGAAGGTGGTGCTATTATCACCAACAACAAAGACGTTTATATCAAATGTGACGGATACACCGACCACGGCCACGACCACCTGGGTGTTGACCGCGGAGCCGACCTGCATCCGTTTATCGGCTACAACTACCGTATCTCCGAACTGCATGCTGCAGTAGGATTGGCCCAGGTTCGCAAACTGGACCACTTCCTGGCTATCCAGCGGAAAACAAAGAAAATCTTCAAAGATGCGCTGTCCACCGTTCCTGGCGTGACTTTCCGTCGCCTGCCTGACGAAGCCGGAGACAGTGCCACTTTCCTTTCTTTCTTCCTGCCGGAGAAAGAGCAGGCCAGAAACGCCGCTGCAGCTATGAAAGCCGCCGGACTGCCTGCATTCTACTATTACGACAACAACTGGCACTATATCCGTCAATGGGACCACTTCAAAAACGGAGATGTGCTGACACCGTTTGCTCCAGGACTGAAACAGGCAATGGAGATCTATAAAACCAAACAGTTCCCTGCATCAGACGAAATAATCGGCAGGAACATTTCTACCCCTATCAACCTGGCCTGGAGCGATGCCGAAGTACAGGAAAGGGCAGAAAAACTGGTAAAAGCTGTAAAAAGCGCATTATAA